Proteins from a genomic interval of Helicobacter pylori Shi112:
- a CDS encoding AAA family ATPase, translating into MIQSVRIKNFKNFKDTTIDGFTKLNIITGENNAGKSNLLEALYYLVGKSMHPCANIVEIYDNIRKEPLTSESKSLMFYGLDTKKEIQIVTTLDNNQTLDLQIKFIASEYQNTIESQIIPTVEQAQAFSQLKFIFKKGKEEIYNDYLNIARIPNFPPIPNQSSYNRQFNNFRPDLSRKLLPFESAAIITPSDVARKRDIMNPNAIHIMDPNIIQAMRKILDNNQLEKRLNQSLNQFDKSIQAIRFSANNQLKLKVKGIKEKIPLSMFGDGLMKYLHIVSAFIVNNATTIYIDEVENGLHFSRMGLLLEEIIDFINNNKDRNLQVFMTTHSQEFVEILDQVIREKDFANQTKLFCLEQYNGSIVAEPYYGENLSLYFKNHANLFGGKERFKENNYE; encoded by the coding sequence ATGATTCAGTCTGTTCGCATCAAAAACTTTAAGAATTTTAAGGACACCACAATTGATGGTTTTACCAAGCTTAACATTATCACTGGTGAAAACAATGCGGGCAAATCCAATTTGTTAGAAGCGTTGTATTATTTGGTAGGTAAATCCATGCACCCATGCGCTAATATAGTAGAGATTTATGACAATATACGCAAAGAACCTTTAACATCAGAATCAAAAAGCTTAATGTTTTATGGTTTAGACACCAAGAAAGAAATACAAATTGTTACAACTTTAGATAACAATCAGACCTTGGACTTGCAAATAAAATTCATAGCCAGTGAATATCAAAATACAATAGAGTCGCAAATAATACCCACAGTAGAACAGGCGCAAGCATTCTCACAACTTAAGTTCATTTTTAAAAAAGGTAAAGAAGAAATCTATAACGACTATTTAAATATTGCTAGAATTCCCAATTTCCCACCAATTCCTAATCAGTCAAGCTATAACAGGCAATTTAACAATTTCAGACCTGATCTATCACGGAAGCTTTTACCCTTTGAAAGCGCTGCCATCATAACGCCTAGCGATGTTGCTCGCAAGCGAGATATTATGAATCCTAATGCTATCCATATTATGGATCCTAATATCATTCAAGCAATGCGTAAGATTCTTGACAACAATCAACTAGAAAAAAGGCTGAATCAAAGCCTTAACCAATTTGATAAAAGTATTCAAGCCATCAGGTTTAGTGCCAACAACCAACTCAAATTAAAAGTGAAAGGTATAAAAGAAAAAATCCCATTATCTATGTTTGGCGATGGTTTGATGAAGTATTTGCATATTGTGAGTGCTTTTATTGTCAATAACGCAACAACGATCTATATTGACGAAGTGGAAAATGGTTTGCATTTTTCTCGCATGGGGTTATTGTTAGAAGAGATTATTGATTTTATTAATAATAACAAAGATCGTAATTTGCAAGTGTTTATGACTACCCACAGCCAAGAATTTGTAGAAATTTTAGATCAAGTTATCAGAGAAAAGGATTTTGCCAATCAGACTAAGTTGTTTTGCTTAGAACAATACAATGGTTCAATCGTTGCAGAGCCTTATTATGGAGAAAATTTATCTCTTTATTTCAAGAATCATGCCAATCTTTTTGGAGGTAAAGAAAGGTTTAAGGAAAATAATTATGAGTAA
- the pyrB gene encoding aspartate carbamoyltransferase, with protein sequence MPKKCRHLLQTSDLSLDEIKLLLKKASVYASDFNAVSLETKEKMQNKIIVALFFENSTRTVSSFEIASLRLGAKIVKLNMQTSSASKGETLTDTFKNIHAMQPDAIITRHAFSSAPFKLAEFSQCPLINAGSGVSAHPTQALLDLLTLYQHFGGLENLKGKKIAFIGDVKNSRVANSNIKLLQRLGLEIMLCAPSSMLPIASLKTTHNIEEAIEFADILMSLRTQTERHNAPIFASLKDYGNAYCITQKRLETHAKNKEIIILHPGPVHRDIDIESTVLEDKRSKVLEQVKNGVAMRMAVLEFLLLD encoded by the coding sequence GCTCCAAACCAGCGATTTAAGCCTAGATGAAATCAAGCTTTTATTAAAAAAAGCGAGCGTTTATGCGAGCGATTTTAACGCCGTATCTTTAGAAACAAAAGAAAAAATGCAAAATAAAATCATCGTGGCTTTATTTTTTGAAAATTCCACCAGAACGGTGTCTAGTTTTGAAATCGCAAGCTTGAGATTGGGGGCAAAAATCGTGAAATTAAACATGCAAACAAGCTCCGCTTCAAAGGGTGAAACCCTAACAGACACCTTTAAAAATATCCATGCCATGCAGCCTGACGCTATCATCACACGGCATGCTTTTTCAAGCGCACCTTTTAAATTAGCCGAATTTTCTCAATGCCCCTTGATTAATGCAGGAAGCGGCGTAAGCGCTCATCCTACCCAAGCGTTATTAGACTTGCTCACCCTTTATCAGCATTTTGGCGGTTTAGAAAATTTAAAAGGGAAAAAAATCGCTTTCATAGGCGATGTGAAAAATTCCAGAGTGGCTAATAGCAACATTAAATTGCTCCAAAGGCTAGGGCTTGAGATCATGCTGTGCGCTCCAAGCTCCATGCTCCCTATCGCTTCTTTAAAAACGACGCATAACATTGAAGAAGCGATAGAGTTTGCAGACATTTTAATGAGTTTGAGAACCCAAACCGAACGGCACAACGCGCCCATTTTTGCAAGCTTGAAAGATTATGGTAACGCTTATTGCATCACCCAAAAACGCCTAGAGACTCACGCTAAAAATAAAGAGATCATTATTTTACACCCAGGCCCGGTGCATAGGGATATTGATATAGAAAGCACGGTGTTAGAAGATAAGCGATCTAAAGTTTTAGAGCAAGTCAAAAACGGCGTGGCGATGCGCATGGCGGTGTTGGAGTTTTTGCTATTAGATTGA
- a CDS encoding restriction endonuclease, producing the protein MKKIVFFIFVILFSVGIYLAWHVLLEKALELKLVTSANDLLLKLLALLGVFSMLVLFQGVISSYKKRQLKRALQKIDAMNGFEFEEYSKIFFTSKGFEVSITQKSGDYGADLIIEKDGIKWAVQAKRYSHKVSPKAIQEVVSSKAYYACEKACVITNSYFTQAAQKLAQANEVLLIDRDEWVRFLNEKR; encoded by the coding sequence ATGAAAAAGATTGTATTTTTTATTTTTGTCATTTTGTTTTCGGTAGGGATTTATTTAGCCTGGCATGTTTTATTGGAAAAAGCCTTAGAATTGAAATTAGTAACCTCAGCTAATGATTTGCTTTTAAAATTGTTAGCGCTTCTTGGCGTTTTTTCAATGTTAGTGCTTTTTCAAGGCGTTATTTCTTCGTATAAGAAGCGCCAACTCAAACGCGCCTTACAAAAAATAGACGCCATGAACGGCTTTGAATTTGAAGAATATTCCAAAATCTTTTTCACTTCAAAGGGTTTTGAAGTGAGCATCACGCAAAAAAGCGGCGATTATGGAGCGGATTTGATTATAGAAAAAGACGGCATCAAGTGGGCGGTTCAGGCCAAACGCTACTCGCATAAAGTTTCGCCCAAAGCCATTCAAGAGGTGGTCTCTTCTAAAGCTTACTACGCTTGCGAAAAAGCTTGCGTGATCACTAACAGCTATTTCACGCAAGCCGCTCAAAAACTAGCCCAAGCTAACGAAGTGCTTTTGATTGACAGAGACGAATGGGTTAGGTTTTTGAACGAAAAGAGATGA
- the hofB gene encoding outer membrane beta-barrel protein HofB yields the protein MKNSTPLKNKVFCGLYVLSLSASLQAFDYKIEVLAESFSKVGFNKKKIDISRGIYPTETFVTAVGQGNIYADFLSKGLKDQGHVLEGKVGGTLGGVAYDDTKFNQGGSVIYNYIGYWDGYLGGKRALLDGTSIHECALGSDGKVIDSIACGNARANKIRRNYLMNNAFLEYRYKDIFLAKGGRYQSSAPYMSGYTQGFEISAKVKDKSEGIHKLWWFSSWGRAFAYGEWIYDFYSPRTVIKNGRTLNYGIHLVNYTYERKGVSISPFFQFSPGTYYSPGVVVGYDSNPNFDGVGFRSETKAYILLPVHDPLKRDTYRYAIKAGTAGQSLLIRQRFDYNEFNFGGAFYKVWKNANAYIGTTGNPLGIDFWTNSVYDIGQAISHVVTADAISGWVFGGGVHKKWLWGTLWRWTSGTLANEASAAVNVGYKISKSLTASVKLEYFGVMTHSGFTVGSYKPTPGSKALYSDRSHLMTTLSAKF from the coding sequence ATGAAAAATAGCACGCCTTTAAAGAATAAAGTTTTTTGTGGGTTATATGTTTTAAGCTTAAGCGCTTCTTTGCAAGCGTTTGATTATAAAATTGAAGTTTTAGCGGAGTCCTTTTCTAAAGTTGGCTTCAATAAAAAAAAGATTGATATTTCTAGGGGGATTTATCCTACAGAAACCTTTGTAACCGCTGTAGGGCAGGGCAATATCTATGCGGATTTTTTATCCAAAGGCCTTAAAGATCAAGGGCATGTTTTAGAGGGAAAAGTCGGTGGCACGCTAGGAGGGGTCGCTTATGATGACACCAAATTCAATCAAGGCGGATCGGTTATTTATAACTACATCGGTTATTGGGATGGCTATTTAGGGGGTAAAAGAGCCTTATTGGATGGCACGAGTATCCATGAGTGCGCGCTTGGGTCTGATGGCAAGGTGATTGACTCTATAGCGTGCGGGAACGCTAGGGCCAATAAAATCCGCCGTAATTACTTGATGAATAACGCTTTTTTAGAATACCGCTATAAGGATATTTTTTTAGCTAAAGGGGGGCGTTACCAATCTAGTGCTCCTTATATGAGCGGTTATACGCAAGGTTTTGAAATCAGCGCTAAAGTCAAGGATAAAAGTGAAGGGATTCATAAATTATGGTGGTTTAGCTCATGGGGTAGGGCGTTCGCTTATGGGGAGTGGATTTATGATTTTTACTCTCCAAGAACCGTGATTAAAAACGGGCGCACTTTAAATTATGGTATCCATTTAGTGAATTACACTTATGAAAGAAAAGGGGTTAGTATCAGCCCTTTTTTCCAATTTTCGCCCGGGACTTATTATAGCCCTGGGGTGGTTGTAGGCTATGATAGTAACCCTAATTTTGATGGTGTGGGCTTTAGATCAGAAACAAAAGCTTACATTTTGCTCCCTGTCCATGACCCCTTAAAAAGGGATACTTATCGTTACGCCATAAAGGCTGGCACCGCCGGGCAAAGCTTGCTTATTAGGCAACGATTTGATTACAATGAATTTAATTTTGGAGGAGCGTTCTATAAAGTATGGAAAAACGCAAACGCTTACATCGGCACGACAGGAAACCCTTTAGGCATTGATTTTTGGACCAATAGCGTTTATGATATAGGGCAAGCGATAAGCCATGTGGTAACCGCTGATGCCATCTCTGGTTGGGTTTTTGGTGGGGGCGTGCATAAAAAGTGGCTGTGGGGGACTTTATGGCGTTGGACTAGTGGCACTTTAGCCAATGAAGCGAGCGCGGCTGTTAATGTGGGCTATAAGATCAGTAAGAGTTTGACAGCGAGCGTGAAATTAGAATATTTTGGCGTGATGACGCATTCAGGCTTTACGGTAGGGAGTTATAAGCCCACGCCCGGCTCTAAAGCGCTTTATTCAGACAGGAGCCATTTGATGACAACTCTTAGCGCTAAATTCTAA
- a CDS encoding DUF3226 domain-containing protein yields the protein MSKKTLIYTEGKSDKNFLGWCLDVWKNEDRFDIIHVEGKDKLFSDEFCERIKNILKNKNQEYRQVCIIFDADIKKENQESDAGFDNKLEYIREKFKEKGIDFPKEQIFLFPNNQDDGDLEDLLLKIAKHDKFFECFEGYLECIKSKEHYKPIKNIRKSKWYAYLEALGLEDLYTKKNIFDIEGKVKNEYEEDYERLKKAIEFESDILIPLKNFLELTKNTKPNKSKK from the coding sequence ATGAGTAAAAAGACACTCATTTATACAGAAGGAAAAAGTGATAAAAATTTTCTAGGTTGGTGTCTTGATGTTTGGAAAAATGAAGATCGTTTTGATATAATCCATGTAGAAGGTAAAGATAAATTATTCTCAGATGAATTTTGTGAAAGAATCAAGAATATTTTAAAGAATAAAAACCAAGAATATAGACAAGTGTGCATTATTTTTGATGCAGACATAAAAAAAGAGAACCAAGAAAGCGATGCAGGTTTTGATAATAAGCTTGAGTATATTCGTGAAAAATTCAAAGAAAAAGGGATTGATTTTCCAAAAGAACAAATCTTTTTATTCCCTAACAATCAAGATGATGGCGATTTAGAAGACCTATTATTAAAGATTGCTAAACACGATAAATTTTTTGAATGCTTTGAAGGATACTTAGAATGCATTAAAAGTAAAGAACATTATAAACCGATTAAAAACATAAGAAAAAGCAAGTGGTATGCCTATTTAGAAGCACTTGGATTAGAGGATCTATATACCAAAAAAAATATTTTTGATATAGAAGGTAAAGTAAAGAATGAATATGAAGAAGACTATGAAAGATTAAAAAAAGCTATCGAGTTTGAATCAGACATTCTCATTCCCCTTAAAAATTTTTTAGAGCTTACAAAGAATACAAAACCTAATAAATCAAAAAAATAA
- a CDS encoding ABC transporter ATP-binding protein, whose amino-acid sequence MKLFFRRYSKYLKEHYKSFIVVLFSSLVVALSTAWGTYLVKPTLDEIFINKDTHMLKILPFLVILAYLGKSGGMYLGTYFTNFIGLDIVKKIRNTMLESLLKMEMDFFNRTKKGELIARITNDIGLIRASLSNYLSESIREGLTIVGLVGVVVYQSPKLALVGLVIMPLAAIPISKIIRKVKKLAKSHQESNAKITSRLSEVFNNVEAIKISNGEKLEHKAFVKENEAFFKIGIKNIAVAEISSPLMEFLGSIAIALVIYLGGNEVIRGHISVGAFFSFITALFMLYTPIKRLTRIVSNFQEALVASDRIHEILEREPAIVDGELTLNDAIHTIEFKKVWLAYTLDNQERYVLSDISLKFQQNEIIALKGESGSGKSSLVNLILRLYEPSKGEIFINDQKIESITQKSLREKISVVTQRVFIFNGSVAENVAYGLEIDEVKIKECLKKAQALDFVEKMPHGIESVLDEFGANLSGGQRQRIAIARALYKDAQVLIFDEATSALDNNTEESVKQSILELKQNRLIILISHNPSTLKLATKHVKLEHGRLIEC is encoded by the coding sequence TTGAAACTCTTTTTCAGGCGTTATTCTAAATATCTTAAAGAGCATTATAAAAGTTTTATAGTGGTTTTATTTTCTTCTTTAGTGGTGGCTTTAAGCACGGCTTGGGGGACTTATTTGGTCAAGCCCACTTTAGATGAAATTTTTATCAATAAAGACACTCACATGCTTAAAATCCTGCCTTTTTTAGTGATTTTGGCGTATTTGGGCAAGAGTGGGGGCATGTATTTAGGGACTTATTTCACTAACTTTATCGGGCTTGATATTGTCAAAAAAATACGCAACACCATGTTAGAAAGCCTTCTCAAAATGGAAATGGATTTTTTTAACAGGACTAAAAAGGGCGAATTGATCGCAAGGATCACCAATGATATAGGTTTGATCAGAGCGAGTTTGTCCAATTACCTTTCAGAGAGCATAAGAGAAGGGCTAACGATTGTTGGGTTAGTGGGGGTGGTGGTTTATCAAAGCCCTAAATTAGCGTTAGTGGGGCTAGTGATCATGCCGCTAGCCGCTATTCCTATCAGTAAAATCATTCGTAAGGTTAAAAAACTCGCTAAATCCCATCAAGAGAGTAACGCCAAAATCACCTCTCGTTTGAGTGAAGTCTTTAACAATGTGGAAGCGATTAAAATCTCTAATGGCGAAAAGTTAGAGCATAAGGCTTTTGTGAAAGAAAATGAAGCGTTTTTTAAAATCGGCATCAAAAACATCGCCGTGGCTGAAATTTCTTCGCCTTTAATGGAGTTTTTAGGCTCTATCGCTATAGCGCTAGTGATTTATTTAGGGGGGAATGAAGTGATTAGAGGCCATATTAGCGTGGGGGCGTTTTTTTCTTTCATCACGGCCCTTTTTATGCTCTATACGCCGATCAAACGCTTGACTAGGATTGTTTCTAATTTTCAAGAAGCCTTAGTCGCTAGCGACAGAATCCATGAGATTTTAGAAAGAGAGCCGGCTATTGTTGATGGGGAATTAACGCTAAATGACGCTATACACACCATAGAATTTAAAAAAGTATGGCTGGCTTATACGCTAGACAATCAAGAGCGTTATGTTTTAAGCGATATTAGTTTGAAATTCCAACAAAATGAAATCATCGCTTTAAAAGGCGAAAGCGGGAGCGGTAAAAGCTCGTTAGTGAATCTGATCTTACGCCTTTATGAGCCAAGCAAGGGCGAAATTTTCATCAACGATCAAAAAATAGAGAGCATCACTCAAAAATCCTTGAGAGAAAAGATTAGCGTTGTCACTCAAAGGGTGTTTATCTTTAACGGGAGCGTGGCTGAAAATGTGGCGTATGGTTTAGAAATTGATGAGGTAAAAATCAAAGAATGCTTAAAAAAAGCTCAAGCCTTAGATTTTGTGGAAAAAATGCCTCATGGGATAGAGAGCGTTTTAGATGAATTTGGCGCTAATCTTAGCGGCGGCCAACGCCAAAGAATCGCCATTGCAAGAGCTTTGTATAAAGACGCTCAAGTGTTAATCTTTGATGAGGCCACTTCCGCTTTGGACAATAACACAGAAGAGAGCGTTAAACAAAGCATTTTAGAATTGAAACAAAATCGTTTGATCATTCTCATCTCGCACAACCCAAGCACGCTAAAATTAGCCACTAAGCATGTGAAATTAGAGCATGGGCGTTTGATAGAATGCTAA